GGTGGACGATCTGACCGATGAGAATGGCCAGCGCGACGCACATTTGCACAGCCTGTGCCATGGGGTGATCTCGCTGGAGCGGATGACGCTGGATTTCGGTGCGGCGCGGCGGCGGATGCAGGTGCAGAAGCTGCGTGGCGTCAATTTCATCGCCGGCTACCACGACATCACCATCGCCACCGGCGGTATGCGGATCTATCCGCGCCTGATCGCCTCCGACCACCATGTACCGTTCGTCGGTGATGCGGTGTCCAGCGGCGTGGAGCGCATCGATGCGCTGCTGCACGGCGGGCCGTTGCGTGGCACCATCACGCTGCTGACCGGGCCGGCGGGCTCCGGCAAGACCAACGTCGCCCTGCAATACGTGAGCGCGGCCTGCGAACGGGGCGAGCACTGCTGCGTGCTGCAGTTCGACGAGCGCACCGGCACGCTGCTGACGCGTGCCGAGAACCTGGGCATGGAGCTGCGCAAGCATCTGGCCTCGGGGTTGCTGGAACTGCATCAGATGGACCCGGCCGAGTTGACCCCGGGCGAGTTCGCCTGGGCGGTGCGCGAAAGCGTGGAGGCGCGCAACTGCCGCGTGCTGGTGATCGACAGCCTCAACGGCTATCTGTCATCGATGCCGCAGGAAAAGCAGCTGATGTTGCAGATGCATGAGCTGTTGTCGTATCTCAACCAGAGCGGCGTGACCACGTTCCTGATCAATCCGCAAAATGGCCTGGTGGGCACGATGTCCACCGGCAACCTCGATATCTCCTACATGGCCGACACCGTCATCCTGTTCCGCTTCTTCGAAGCGCATGGGCGGATTCGCAAGGCCTTGTCGGTCATCAAG
The window above is part of the Xanthomonas cassavae CFBP 4642 genome. Proteins encoded here:
- a CDS encoding ATPase domain-containing protein, which encodes MDNVKPMIANRITTGTTGLDTILRGGLPANRLYLLEGQPGSGKTTMSLQFLLDGAAKGESCLYVTLSETIDELNEVAASHEWSLEPLHVFELASAEAFLGDGRQQSILHPWEMELDGTIKLIQAEVDRVKPTRVVFDSLSELRLLAQDSLRYRRQVLALKQFFAPRNITVFLVDDLTDENGQRDAHLHSLCHGVISLERMTLDFGAARRRMQVQKLRGVNFIAGYHDITIATGGMRIYPRLIASDHHVPFVGDAVSSGVERIDALLHGGPLRGTITLLTGPAGSGKTNVALQYVSAACERGEHCCVLQFDERTGTLLTRAENLGMELRKHLASGLLELHQMDPAELTPGEFAWAVRESVEARNCRVLVIDSLNGYLSSMPQEKQLMLQMHELLSYLNQSGVTTFLINPQNGLVGTMSTGNLDISYMADTVILFRFFEAHGRIRKALSVIKNRSGAHEDSIREMRIGSAGLHLSEPLEKFHGVLTGTPQFVGDGAPLLDRALDQV